In a single window of the Paenibacillus sp. MMS20-IR301 genome:
- a CDS encoding ABC transporter permease subunit translates to MSAVIQVVQAEMYKFFRSKSWFSSLLIMALVSVFMLLAAPSEDWRASLESANQGLEQQLGMSAAQISQSPANHIYIEQWKENRAYLDNNIIPANDYSFGTAAGYMSSVLSLRALGLILVVFPVIYAVSMAKEFESGTIQFLVMNPFRRSQILIGKYISTLASSCLFLLITWLTNAAFSMLFKPFGNPFIYSFADGQLIEKSTAVFMLGNSLLSLVYYIPYMTLAFMLATVFRSTTLSLSITLVISLLGTQLIGLLNVRTGMVKFLLPAIVELTHSQNRATIAEINQFPLVQCLLIITCYVAAFLGLAGYSFHKRDIA, encoded by the coding sequence ATGAGCGCGGTGATACAGGTGGTACAGGCGGAGATGTATAAGTTCTTCAGAAGTAAAAGCTGGTTCAGCTCGCTGCTCATTATGGCGCTTGTCTCTGTATTTATGCTTCTTGCCGCCCCGTCAGAGGATTGGAGAGCCAGTCTGGAGTCGGCCAATCAGGGGCTGGAGCAGCAGCTCGGGATGAGTGCAGCCCAAATCAGCCAGTCCCCGGCTAATCATATATACATAGAGCAGTGGAAGGAGAACAGGGCATATCTGGATAACAATATTATCCCCGCGAATGATTACAGCTTTGGTACAGCGGCAGGGTATATGAGTTCCGTGCTGTCGCTTCGGGCGCTGGGTCTGATTCTGGTTGTTTTTCCGGTCATCTATGCGGTGTCGATGGCCAAAGAGTTCGAAAGCGGAACGATTCAATTTCTGGTGATGAATCCCTTCAGGCGCTCGCAAATCTTAATAGGAAAGTATATCAGCACACTTGCCTCCTCCTGCCTGTTTCTTCTGATTACCTGGCTGACTAACGCTGCGTTCAGTATGCTGTTTAAGCCATTCGGCAATCCGTTCATTTACAGCTTTGCGGACGGGCAGCTGATCGAGAAGAGCACCGCAGTATTCATGCTGGGCAACAGTCTGTTATCGCTGGTCTATTATATTCCTTACATGACCCTTGCCTTTATGCTCGCTACCGTATTCCGGTCCACGACCTTAAGTCTCAGCATTACGCTAGTGATATCTTTACTGGGAACCCAGCTCATCGGACTGCTCAATGTACGGACGGGTATGGTGAAATTTCTGCTGCCGGCCATCGTTGAACTAACCCATTCCCAGAACCGGGCCACCATTGCTGAGATCAATCAGTTTCCCTTGGTGCAGTGCCTGCTCATCATCACCTGCTATGTTGCTGCATTCTTAGGGCTGGCCGGCTATTCTTTTCATAAGAGGGATATTGCTTAG
- a CDS encoding ABC transporter ATP-binding protein — protein sequence MQVLQCNQVFKSIKGKAILKDFTFSIQAGEIVGLVGPNGAGKTTLMRLITGLSRASGGSISIKTMNIEQQFAGYIKEVGAIIETPLFYPYLTGYQCLNYYAKLRRVSQERLHAVVQLLGLSEAIHKKVKAYSLGMRQRLGLAQAVLAEPSLLILDEPFNGLDPSGVAELRETLKNMAGAGTAVFLSSHTLNELEAICDRAILMNQGELLQIKELGADTSEGLVNMSVATTDDTQALALIKKHFGAVQIRQEHTLILSGTRPDTFADILLMLREHNIKVVQMKEERNSLENTFMTLIGGKP from the coding sequence ATGCAGGTCTTGCAATGTAATCAGGTGTTCAAGAGCATTAAGGGCAAAGCGATTCTGAAGGATTTCACCTTTTCGATACAGGCTGGTGAGATTGTGGGCTTAGTGGGCCCGAACGGCGCAGGGAAGACCACCCTGATGAGGCTGATTACCGGCTTATCCAGAGCTTCCGGCGGTTCGATCTCCATCAAAACGATGAATATTGAGCAGCAGTTTGCCGGTTACATTAAAGAGGTCGGGGCAATTATCGAGACTCCGCTGTTCTATCCATACTTAACGGGTTATCAGTGCTTGAATTATTATGCCAAGCTCCGCCGGGTTTCACAGGAAAGGCTGCATGCAGTTGTTCAGCTGCTCGGGCTGTCAGAAGCCATTCACAAGAAGGTAAAAGCCTACTCTCTGGGCATGCGGCAGCGGTTAGGTCTTGCCCAGGCGGTTCTGGCCGAGCCTTCGCTGCTGATTCTGGATGAGCCGTTTAACGGCCTTGATCCCAGCGGGGTGGCTGAGCTGCGAGAGACGCTGAAGAACATGGCTGGTGCGGGAACGGCTGTATTTCTGTCGAGCCATACCCTGAACGAGCTGGAGGCCATCTGTGACCGGGCAATCCTGATGAATCAAGGGGAGCTGCTGCAAATCAAGGAACTTGGAGCGGATACGTCGGAGGGCCTGGTGAATATGAGTGTGGCTACTACCGATGATACTCAGGCGCTGGCGCTGATTAAGAAGCATTTCGGAGCTGTGCAGATCAGGCAGGAGCATACGCTTATTCTGAGCGGGACCCGGCCGGATACCTTCGCAGATATTCTATTAATGCTCAGAGAGCATAATATCAAGGTTGTGCAGATGAAGGAAGAGCGGAATTCACTGGAGAACACATTCATGACGTTAATCGGAGGGAAGCCATGA
- a CDS encoding AraC family transcriptional regulator produces MQREAIWAESTFEQTLKALGPEESIRLLQTDREGSPLQGAVLTDQAFFLEHQIYMNRHARYIGMPLHSHTFLELNYMYAGSCTQFIEGEPVLLEQGDLLLIHPGISHSIKALGAEDILINILVRSGSVNTTVLHKMARHRSVITDFLLSVNKHQYRNHTYLHVQSKAHERLQHCLSYLIEDYFGYQPPRYHKAELWLPVIFAEMEELLMRDIEAMPYHSNVREAISMIEQEYRTLTLSELARRLNFNKNYLSSLIKEETGLTFKEWVNKRRLQEAYDLLISSSLSIEEIAHQIGLGSPSYFYRIFKKAYGTLPSQFRRRLHTAGD; encoded by the coding sequence ATGCAACGGGAAGCCATATGGGCCGAATCAACATTTGAGCAGACCCTTAAAGCGCTGGGACCGGAGGAGAGCATCCGGCTGTTACAGACGGACCGTGAAGGGAGCCCTTTACAGGGGGCGGTGCTGACGGATCAGGCTTTTTTCCTGGAGCATCAGATTTATATGAACCGCCATGCCCGCTATATCGGTATGCCGCTGCATTCGCACACATTCCTGGAGCTTAACTATATGTATGCAGGCAGCTGTACGCAGTTCATTGAAGGCGAACCCGTCCTGCTGGAGCAAGGTGATCTGTTGCTGATTCATCCCGGGATAAGCCATTCCATCAAAGCGCTGGGGGCTGAGGATATTCTGATTAATATTCTGGTGAGGTCCGGCTCGGTCAATACAACCGTGCTGCACAAAATGGCCAGGCACCGCAGCGTCATTACTGACTTCCTGCTGTCCGTCAACAAGCACCAGTACCGTAACCACACCTATCTGCATGTTCAGAGTAAGGCGCATGAGCGGCTGCAGCATTGCCTGAGCTACCTGATTGAGGATTATTTCGGCTATCAGCCGCCCCGGTATCATAAGGCGGAGCTTTGGCTGCCGGTTATTTTCGCGGAAATGGAAGAATTGCTGATGCGTGACATTGAGGCAATGCCATATCACAGTAATGTCAGAGAGGCCATCAGCATGATTGAACAGGAGTACCGCACCCTGACTTTAAGCGAGCTGGCCCGCAGGCTGAATTTCAATAAGAATTATTTGAGCAGCCTGATCAAAGAAGAGACCGGGCTTACCTTCAAGGAATGGGTCAACAAACGGCGCTTACAGGAAGCGTATGATCTGCTGATCAGCAGCAGCTTATCGATTGAAGAGATTGCCCATCAGATCGGGCTGGGCAGCCCCAGCTACTTCTACCGGATATTCAAAAAAGCGTATGGCACCTTACCCAGCCAGTTCAGGCGAAGACTGCATACTGCCGGGGATTGA
- a CDS encoding helix-turn-helix transcriptional regulator, with translation MPGSSAGKFKVLESPFVMGDQPILEFQAPLSVFIKSAAGGSIQYTSIYNRTMDQFTGVNLNTPHQHNYFELMYVLSGSLTNYIEDKKVHYHAGDGCLMNRHVSHYEVPDEGCTVIFVALSVSFLTELFQEADPEKSCGGAGPVFQFLRSNISTDNGRVYSRSYIEFTQQQAEASHSFHILLDSLQTELVSSEIGAGLFQQGLVLRIISALQKEELFFLKLLNLDLTKEEFLVNQVLNFIERKHGNLRRSELSEALHYNEEYLNRLVKKHTGCSMMKHAQKIKVDSASRLLLESTLPVREIAEIAGFASESHFYRFFKTNTSSSPDKFRKQR, from the coding sequence ATGCCCGGCTCTTCCGCAGGGAAATTCAAGGTGCTGGAAAGTCCGTTTGTGATGGGCGATCAGCCTATTCTGGAGTTTCAGGCCCCGCTCTCCGTGTTCATAAAATCCGCCGCAGGCGGCTCCATTCAGTATACCTCCATATATAACCGGACCATGGATCAGTTTACCGGCGTTAACCTAAACACTCCTCATCAGCATAATTATTTCGAGCTTATGTATGTGCTGAGCGGCAGCCTGACGAACTACATTGAAGATAAAAAGGTTCATTACCACGCAGGTGACGGCTGTCTGATGAACCGTCATGTCTCTCATTACGAGGTTCCGGATGAGGGCTGTACTGTGATTTTCGTTGCGCTTTCGGTGTCTTTTCTGACAGAGCTGTTTCAAGAGGCTGATCCGGAGAAGAGCTGCGGCGGGGCGGGGCCGGTCTTTCAATTTCTCCGCTCCAATATAAGCACAGATAACGGGAGGGTATACAGCCGGAGCTACATAGAGTTTACCCAGCAGCAGGCGGAGGCCAGCCATTCGTTCCACATTCTGCTTGATTCGCTGCAGACGGAGCTTGTCTCCAGTGAAATCGGCGCCGGTTTATTTCAGCAGGGGCTGGTCCTGCGGATAATCAGTGCACTGCAGAAGGAAGAGCTGTTCTTCCTCAAGCTGCTCAATCTCGATCTGACCAAAGAGGAATTTCTGGTGAATCAGGTGCTGAACTTCATTGAACGGAAACACGGAAATCTCAGACGCTCCGAGCTCTCGGAGGCGCTGCACTATAACGAGGAATATCTCAACCGGCTGGTGAAAAAGCATACCGGCTGCAGCATGATGAAGCATGCGCAAAAAATAAAGGTGGACAGCGCCTCCCGGCTCCTGCTCGAAAGCACACTGCCCGTCCGGGAAATTGCCGAAATTGCCGGTTTTGCTTCCGAATCCCACTTCTACCGCTTCTTCAAAACGAACACCTCCAGCTCACCGGACAAGTTCAGGAAACAGAGGTAA
- a CDS encoding GH1 family beta-glucosidase — MSIIQFPADFCFGAATAAYQVEGAWNEGGRGLSIWDTYTRVPGNIRNGDNGDTACDSYHRYEEDIACMKELGLRTYRFSISWSRIFPDGAGEINQEGLDYYHRLVDQLIANSIEPFCTLYHWDLPQKLQDNGGWKNRETIEAFAKYAEAMFEAFNGKIKYWTTFNEPWCVSFKAHYIGDLAPGEQNLQSAVGVAHHLMVAHGRAVQIFRKSGFDGQIGYAPNVSWREPYSSRPEDAEACRRRVGWMVEWFLDPIFKGEYPDFMLRAFEAHGAKPDIRPGDMEIIHQPVDFLGINYYTGSLGRYKQDNGLFELEDIDEGYERTDFNWPIYPEGLYKVLMHMKQRYGAVPIYITENGACYNDEKADGKVRDPKRIEYLRKHLLQLNRAMEDGVAVKGYMAWSLLDNFEWADGYSRRFGLIHVDFATLERTPKESFFWYKKVISNGWLEV, encoded by the coding sequence ATGTCAATCATTCAGTTTCCTGCTGATTTCTGCTTTGGAGCAGCAACAGCCGCGTATCAGGTGGAAGGTGCCTGGAATGAAGGAGGAAGAGGGCTGTCCATCTGGGATACTTATACCCGGGTGCCAGGCAATATCCGTAATGGAGACAATGGGGATACCGCCTGTGACAGCTACCACAGGTATGAAGAGGATATTGCCTGCATGAAGGAGCTGGGTTTACGAACCTACCGTTTCTCAATTTCCTGGTCCAGAATTTTCCCGGACGGAGCAGGGGAGATCAACCAGGAGGGGCTGGATTATTATCATCGTCTGGTTGACCAGCTGATTGCTAATAGCATTGAGCCTTTCTGCACCTTGTATCATTGGGATCTTCCGCAGAAGCTGCAGGATAACGGCGGGTGGAAGAATCGTGAGACGATTGAAGCTTTTGCCAAGTATGCGGAAGCCATGTTTGAAGCCTTCAACGGTAAAATAAAGTATTGGACCACCTTTAATGAGCCCTGGTGTGTCTCCTTTAAGGCGCATTATATCGGTGATCTGGCTCCAGGTGAGCAGAATCTGCAGAGTGCAGTCGGGGTGGCCCATCATCTGATGGTAGCGCACGGGAGGGCTGTACAAATATTCAGAAAATCAGGATTTGACGGACAAATCGGCTATGCTCCTAATGTCTCCTGGCGTGAGCCGTATAGCTCCAGGCCGGAGGATGCGGAGGCCTGCCGCCGCAGAGTAGGCTGGATGGTCGAATGGTTCCTCGATCCTATTTTCAAAGGTGAATATCCGGATTTCATGCTCCGGGCCTTCGAGGCCCACGGAGCCAAGCCGGATATCCGGCCTGGCGATATGGAGATCATCCATCAGCCTGTTGATTTCCTCGGAATAAACTATTATACGGGTTCGCTGGGGCGTTACAAGCAAGACAACGGGCTGTTTGAGCTGGAGGATATAGATGAGGGCTATGAACGGACCGACTTTAACTGGCCGATCTATCCCGAAGGCTTGTATAAGGTTCTCATGCACATGAAGCAGCGTTACGGGGCCGTTCCAATCTACATTACAGAAAACGGGGCCTGCTATAACGATGAGAAGGCAGACGGCAAAGTCCGCGATCCCAAGCGTATTGAATATCTGCGGAAGCATCTGCTGCAGCTGAACCGGGCCATGGAGGACGGAGTAGCGGTCAAGGGATATATGGCTTGGTCCCTGCTCGATAATTTCGAATGGGCCGACGGCTACAGCCGGCGCTTCGGGCTGATTCATGTGGATTTCGCTACGTTAGAGCGGACGCCAAAGGAAAGCTTCTTCTGGTACAAAAAAGTGATCAGCAACGGATGGCTGGAGGTCTAG
- a CDS encoding ATP-binding protein, producing the protein MAYHEQTLRSSLNMSISTILERHYQSMLLQNTEFAWFVEMHKELLDLTFSRALKYIVEALFLSPDEYNQSLIMQEQEGFEQGSYTAEIFGDHFDSMLEMSKDLNLTAQNVMFGIIEQLVDESEQRLFFYNRLMECNWTRFSGFARGYSCNKNQQIDSLHEQKIAVMGQMAAGMAHEIRNPLASIKGFAQLIHHRLYEPEVKTDELRAYLDITIKEIDTLNGLVTDFLMLSRKGDGMHNSGAVFNIIEVIHRVNNIVNQLILSGDITLVVDYSQESILTFGSASQLEQVFLNILKNSIDSFTACRGTIVIAITTLADTNEVLLVFSDNGEGIPQDKLTRIFDPFFTTKPKGTGIGLSICKQLIEASGGQIAVDSVVSAGTSVSVKLPWVSGVEMGQCI; encoded by the coding sequence ATGGCATATCATGAACAGACGCTGCGTTCGTCATTAAACATGTCCATATCCACCATTCTGGAAAGGCATTACCAATCGATGCTGCTGCAAAATACCGAATTTGCCTGGTTTGTAGAAATGCATAAAGAATTGTTGGATTTAACATTCAGCAGGGCATTGAAATACATTGTGGAAGCCTTATTCCTGTCTCCTGACGAGTACAATCAGAGCCTGATTATGCAGGAACAAGAAGGGTTCGAGCAGGGGAGCTATACTGCTGAGATCTTCGGGGATCATTTTGACAGCATGCTTGAGATGAGTAAAGACCTGAACTTAACCGCTCAGAATGTGATGTTCGGCATTATTGAACAGCTCGTGGACGAATCAGAGCAGCGGCTGTTTTTCTATAACCGGCTGATGGAATGCAACTGGACCCGGTTCAGCGGGTTTGCCCGCGGATATTCCTGCAACAAGAACCAGCAGATCGACAGTCTGCATGAGCAAAAGATTGCCGTCATGGGGCAAATGGCTGCAGGAATGGCGCATGAAATCCGCAATCCGCTTGCTTCTATTAAAGGCTTCGCCCAGCTGATCCACCACAGGCTGTATGAGCCGGAGGTTAAGACTGACGAGCTGCGGGCTTATCTTGATATTACAATCAAAGAGATTGATACCCTTAACGGTCTCGTTACGGATTTCCTGATGCTGTCCCGTAAAGGGGATGGAATGCATAATTCAGGTGCCGTATTTAATATAATCGAGGTTATACATAGGGTTAACAATATTGTGAATCAGCTGATACTAAGCGGTGATATTACGCTGGTCGTGGATTATTCCCAGGAGAGCATACTCACATTCGGAAGTGCTTCCCAGCTGGAGCAGGTCTTCCTGAATATTCTCAAGAACAGTATTGATTCCTTCACTGCCTGCAGAGGCACAATTGTTATTGCAATCACTACGCTTGCCGACACAAATGAGGTATTGCTGGTGTTCAGTGATAACGGGGAAGGAATTCCGCAGGATAAATTAACGCGGATCTTCGATCCCTTCTTCACCACGAAGCCCAAAGGCACAGGCATCGGCCTGTCCATTTGCAAGCAGCTAATCGAAGCCAGCGGAGGGCAGATTGCGGTCGATTCCGTAGTGAGTGCAGGAACCAGCGTCAGCGTGAAATTGCCGTGGGTAAGCGGAGTAGAGATGGGGCAGTGTATTTGA
- a CDS encoding LysE family translocator encodes MFAATTLWLFIGTSLILILIPGPDLIFTLTQGITNGKKAGVITAMGLSAGNTVHTLAAALGLSLIIKTSVTAFTIFKSLGALYLLYLAYKSIKHRKEALQLDGAAEPDTKGLLLKGVLMNILNPKVAVFFLTFLPQFVNYSAGSVPLQMILFGLIFIGLTAVIFSAIGYFAGGFRKIFLRSPRSNEIMNIAAAVIFSALAVKLLTMH; translated from the coding sequence ATGTTTGCCGCTACCACCCTATGGCTGTTCATAGGAACATCCCTGATTCTCATCCTTATTCCGGGACCCGATCTGATCTTCACACTGACTCAAGGAATCACAAACGGCAAGAAGGCCGGAGTGATTACGGCTATGGGCTTAAGCGCCGGAAATACGGTGCATACCCTTGCCGCTGCCCTGGGGCTGTCGCTGATTATCAAGACCTCGGTAACCGCCTTTACCATTTTCAAAAGCCTCGGGGCACTCTATCTGCTGTATCTGGCGTATAAGTCCATTAAGCACCGCAAGGAGGCCCTTCAGCTGGACGGTGCTGCGGAGCCTGATACGAAAGGGCTGCTGCTCAAGGGAGTCCTGATGAACATCCTGAATCCGAAGGTCGCGGTGTTCTTCCTGACCTTCCTTCCCCAGTTCGTTAACTACTCCGCCGGCAGTGTTCCGCTGCAGATGATTCTGTTCGGGCTGATCTTCATTGGATTAACAGCCGTAATCTTCAGCGCCATCGGCTACTTTGCCGGCGGCTTCCGGAAGATATTCCTGCGCTCGCCCCGCTCGAATGAGATAATGAACATCGCCGCCGCAGTGATCTTCAGCGCGCTGGCGGTTAAGCTGCTGACGATGCATTGA
- a CDS encoding MerR family transcriptional regulator → MDDSKLFSIGEMSKLHNLSIQTLRYYDEIGLLIPARTRDSSGYRYYSTGQFEQLNTIRYLKELGFSLKEIRYHLEHRDIEQFMQLLEKQKEITENKIRELQRTADQFAHRMQEIRWAQNLGEQELETVYVRTLPRRSIVRLQHRITSEPELEICLRQLENRSGIRFSFIGGVGLTISSEHVREYKFREYNFIFILTGERDHRADTASLLPEGNYACIHYRGPRSLAPDYYEILLAEIGRRGLEIAGDSIERTLIDQYISRDPQDHITEIQIPVK, encoded by the coding sequence ATGGATGACAGCAAGCTTTTTTCAATCGGTGAAATGTCCAAATTGCATAATCTCAGTATTCAGACCCTCCGTTATTATGACGAAATTGGTCTGCTGATCCCTGCAAGAACCAGGGACAGCAGCGGATACCGATATTATTCGACCGGACAATTCGAACAGCTGAATACGATTCGTTATCTGAAGGAGTTGGGCTTCTCCCTGAAGGAAATCCGGTATCATCTGGAACACAGGGATATTGAGCAGTTCATGCAGCTGCTGGAGAAGCAGAAGGAGATTACGGAGAATAAGATCCGGGAGCTGCAGCGTACAGCAGATCAATTCGCCCACCGGATGCAGGAGATCCGGTGGGCGCAGAACCTCGGGGAGCAGGAGCTGGAGACCGTGTACGTCCGCACACTCCCCCGGAGAAGCATTGTCCGGTTACAGCACAGGATCACTTCAGAGCCGGAGCTGGAAATTTGCCTGCGCCAGCTGGAGAACAGGTCGGGCATCCGCTTCTCCTTCATCGGCGGGGTTGGCCTGACGATTAGCAGTGAGCATGTGCGGGAGTACAAATTCCGGGAGTACAACTTTATCTTCATTCTAACGGGAGAGAGGGATCACAGGGCTGATACCGCAAGCTTGCTGCCGGAGGGGAATTATGCCTGTATTCATTACAGAGGCCCGCGCAGCCTGGCTCCGGATTATTACGAGATACTGCTTGCGGAGATCGGGCGCAGGGGCCTGGAGATTGCGGGGGATTCCATCGAACGGACACTGATTGACCAGTATATTTCCCGGGATCCGCAGGATCATATTACAGAAATTCAGATCCCGGTCAAATGA
- a CDS encoding family 1 glycosylhydrolase: MKLHLPEDFIVGSVTAAYQVEGNNTNSDFWAEEYADGSPYKDKSGDTIDHYRLYRKDIALMAELGLKSYRFSVEWARIEPAPGQYSRSAIAHYRDVLLACREYGLVPVVALHHFSSPQWLMRYGGWGSEEVPQRFADYCRFVFSEIGGLIPYVLTFNEVNLPVMLREMFTTIGVIPPVGIAGESWTAPEWRASAAALCGTTADRYITFHMISDDSKIAILAEAHRRARQVIKELNPGTKVGLSMALSDIQSVAGGEEQAAAKWQQYFGQYLPMLEGDDFFGLQNYTREVYGPEGRVAPAAGAELTQMNYEFYPEALEQVIRKAAGALKLPIFVTEHGVATDDDSRRVEFIRRGLEGVTSCLKDGIQVIGYLHWTTFDNFEWSAGYSMRFGLIAVDRETQERTVKESARYLGRVAATGILSE, from the coding sequence ATGAAACTGCATTTACCGGAGGATTTCATCGTGGGGTCGGTAACCGCGGCTTATCAGGTGGAAGGCAATAATACGAACAGCGATTTCTGGGCGGAGGAATATGCGGACGGCTCGCCGTATAAGGACAAATCCGGGGATACCATTGATCATTACCGGCTGTACCGGAAAGATATTGCCCTGATGGCAGAGCTGGGGCTGAAGTCATACCGCTTCTCGGTTGAATGGGCCAGAATTGAACCGGCGCCGGGGCAATATTCCAGATCGGCAATTGCCCATTACCGTGATGTGCTTCTCGCCTGCCGGGAGTATGGCCTTGTTCCGGTTGTAGCGCTGCATCATTTCTCATCCCCGCAATGGCTGATGCGGTACGGCGGCTGGGGCAGTGAGGAGGTTCCGCAGCGGTTCGCCGACTACTGCAGGTTTGTCTTCAGTGAAATCGGCGGGCTGATTCCATATGTGCTGACGTTCAACGAGGTGAATCTGCCGGTCATGCTGCGCGAGATGTTCACTACCATCGGAGTTATCCCCCCGGTTGGAATTGCCGGAGAGAGCTGGACAGCTCCGGAGTGGAGGGCATCGGCAGCGGCTCTGTGCGGGACTACGGCAGACAGGTATATCACCTTCCATATGATCTCGGATGATTCTAAGATCGCTATACTTGCGGAGGCGCACCGCCGGGCCAGACAGGTCATCAAGGAGCTGAATCCCGGAACGAAGGTGGGCTTGTCCATGGCGCTGTCCGATATCCAGTCCGTTGCCGGAGGGGAAGAGCAGGCAGCGGCCAAATGGCAGCAGTACTTCGGGCAATATCTGCCGATGCTGGAGGGCGATGATTTCTTTGGACTGCAGAATTATACCCGGGAGGTCTACGGCCCCGAAGGCCGGGTAGCCCCTGCCGCCGGAGCTGAGCTGACACAGATGAACTATGAGTTCTATCCGGAAGCGCTGGAACAGGTAATCCGCAAGGCCGCAGGAGCGCTTAAGCTGCCGATCTTCGTAACCGAGCACGGCGTGGCTACCGATGATGACTCACGGCGGGTGGAATTCATCCGGCGCGGGCTTGAAGGCGTCACTTCCTGTCTGAAGGATGGCATTCAGGTAATCGGCTATCTGCACTGGACAACATTCGATAATTTCGAATGGAGTGCCGGGTATTCGATGAGATTCGGCCTGATCGCAGTTGACCGGGAGACACAGGAGCGGACAGTGAAGGAAAGTGCGCGTTATCTGGGCCGGGTTGCGGCCACCGGGATATTATCCGAATAA